DNA sequence from the Bdellovibrio bacteriovorus genome:
CAACCCAGGGCCAAGCCTGTTTTAATCGAATATTCCACGGCCTTTTTATTTACTACAGGCAATGATCCCGGCATCCCCACACTGATCGGAGACGTGTTTTCATTATCACCTGCTTCAAAGCTTGTAGAATCCGCGCTAAAAATTTTCGACTGTGTGCTGAGTTGTACGTGAATTTCAATACCGATGACGGCTTCATATCCTCTATATGACATGGGGATTTTTTCCTTTCACCGGAGAAGCACTTTCCAGTGCAAATGCCACGTCCAACATTTTTTGCTCTTCAAAGTGACTTGCCGTCAGTTGAATGCCAATAGGAAGATTTTCTTGCGAAAGTCCGAAAGGCACACTCATTCCGGGAAGACCGGCTAAGTTGGTTGACGTAGTAAAAATATCGTTTAAATACATCGTCAACGGATCAGAAATACGCTCGCCAATTTTAAACGCGGGCGCCGTTGTCACCGGACTTAGAATCACGTCGCATTTTTTAAAAGCTTCTAAGTATTCATTCATGATCAAGCGACGAACCTGACCTGCTTTATTATAGTAGGCATCGTAATAGCCGCTCGAAAGACAATAGGTCCCTAACATAATACGACGTTTGACTTCTTTTCCGAATCCTTCGCCGCGGGTTTTTCCATAAAAAGTTTCTAACTCCACTGCGGATAGATTTTTAAATTCAGCACGATGTCCATATTTCACTCCATCATAACGAGCAAGATTGGATGAGGCTTCACTAGCCGCAATCAAGTAATAAACAGGCACCGCGAATTCGGACATAGGCACTGAGACTTCAACAATTTCCGCACCCATTTTTTTGAGCGTCTCAATCGAGTTTTCCACGGTCTTTTGCACATCGGGATGCAAGCTGCCGCTCATGTACTCTTTCATCAAGCCAATCTTCATGCCTTTAACATCCGACTTCAGATTTTTACTCCACGCGGGGACGGGTCTTTGCGTAGTGGTGGAATCAAAGCTATCAAAACCAGAGATGACTTCCATAGTTAAGGCAGCATCTTTCACGGAGCTGACCATAGGGCCCGCTTGATCCAGTGAAGATGCATAAGCGATTATTCCATAGCGACTGACACGACCATACGTAGGCTTTACCCCCACGATCCCACAGAAACTTGCGGGTTGGCGAATGGACCCCCCCGTGTCTGTACCTAGAGTTCCTGCAACCAAACGTGCGGCTTGGGCCGCCGCCGATCCTCCGGAAGAACCCCCGGGAACACAATCAAGTTTCCAAGGATTTTTTGTCGGACCATGGAAAGAAGTTTCATTAGACGAACCCATCGCAAACTCATCTTGATTCAGCTTACCCATCACAACAATGCCAGCCGCTTTAAGGCGAGCTACAACGGTCGCGTCGTAGGGAGGAACAAAGTTTTCAAGAATCTTAGATCCCGCCGTCGTCTTAAGACCTTTTGTACAAAACATTTCCTTTATTCCAAAGGGAACGCCCGCCAAGGGACCGACATTTTCGCCTTTAGCAATGCGGGTATCTAAGGCTTCTGCGTCTTTGATGGCTTGATCATTCTTAGTCGTAAAAGAATTTAATTTTTCATCGAGCGTGGCAATGCGTTTGGCAAAGTGCTCAGCTACTTCTTTGGCACTGACTTTTTTATTTTGAACGGCCTCGGCAATATCTGAGATTGAAGCAAAAGTTAAATCCATCTTAAACCACCGGAGGAACTTTAAAAAGGTTTCCAGCTTTTGCCGGAGCATTAGCGGTCATTTCTTCAGCGGTAAATTCCTGCTTAACCACATCTTCGCGCCAAAAAGATTCGATTTCCGTTGGTGTTACCAAAGGTTCAATCCCGGCTGTATTGACTTTTGAGATCTGCTCGAAATGACCCAGGGCTTTGGCCAATTGGGTGCTGTACTCTTGGGCTTCTTCGTCACTGACTTGCAAACGAGCAAGCTTTGCGATGTGTTCAATAGTTTTCTTGTCGATCACCGAGAGTCTCCTTCGCGGGGATGTGATATTTAAAAATAATCAAAAAACAAAGTTCAGTCACCCTTTGCGCAGTCTTTCCTTTTTTAGACTAGACCTTTTCCCTCAGAGTGATAAATTCATTTCCATGTCTAAAAAGCGCCACGAAGAGCTCAAGAAAATCATCTCGCACCACGACTATCTTTATCACGTCATGGATAGCCCAAAAATCTCGGACTACGAGTACGACCAGCTGTTCACCGAGCTTTTAGCCCTGGAAAAAAGCGAAAAGAACTTAGACCTTTCCGATTCACCGTCTCAACGTGTGGGCGGAAGTCCTCTTAGCGCTTTTGAAAAAGCGCCGCACCGTCTTCCCATGCTTTCATTGGCTAATAGTTATTCTCCCGAAGACATCTTCGACTTCGATGAGCGCGTAAAAAAATTCCTTAATACCGATAAAGCCGTCGAATATCTTGTCGAACCCAAGTTCGACGGTCTTTCGATGGAGCTTATCTATGAAAACGGTCAGTTCGTACGCGCGCTTACTCGTGGCGATGGAACGGTGGGCGAGGATGTCACTCAAGGCGTTCGTACCATTCGCAGCGTTCCTCTTAAGCTGAGTACGAAAAATCCGCCAGCGCTTTTGGAGGTCCGTGGCGAAGTTTTAATGTTCAAACAGGACTTTGCAAAACTGAACGAGACCCAACAAGAAAACGGTCAGCAAACTTTTGCGAATCCTCGTAATGCAGCGGCTGGCTCGGTACGCCAATTAGATTCAAAAATCACGGCGTCTCGTCCTTTGCGTTTTTATGCTTATGCCTTGGGTGCTGTTGATGGCGTTGAATTTAAAACCCAATTAGAGATCGAAGAGTATTTTCACGAAGTAGGCGTTCCCTCATTACAAAATAAAGAGGGATTAAACCTAGTTCGAGTTTGCAAAGGGCCCGAGGAAGTCGTTGAGTATTACCATCACGTAGAAAAAGTCCGTCCGCAGCTTCCGTTTGATATTGATGGTGTAGTAATTAAGGTGAACTCTCTTCGTCTGCAAGATGACTTGGGTTTGGTCGCGCGAAGTCCACGATGGGCCACGGCTGCAAAGTTCAAACCTGAACAGGCGCAAACGGTTATTGAAGATATTATAGTCCAAGTGGGAAGGACGGGGGCCTTAACCCCGGTCGCGATCATGAAACCCGTTAAAGTGGGTGGCGTGACGGTGACCAATTCTACTTTGCACAATCAAGATGAAATCAATCGCAAAGACGTGCGCGTTGGTGACACAGTTATCATTCAGCGCGCGGGTGATGTGATTCCGGAAGTTGTTTCGGTGGTGGCAGAAAAGCGTCCTAAGAATAGCAAGCCCTTCTTAATTCCTTCTGAATGCCCGGCCTGTGGATCAGAAACCGTAAAAACTGAAGGCGAAGTAGTCACTCGTTGTGTGAATCCACTTTGTATTGCCGTGGTTAAAGAGTCGCTGAAACATTTCGTCGCTCGTCGCGCGATGAATATTGATAAAGTCGGCGATCGTCTGATTGAAACCATGGTGGATCACAAACTCCTAGCGAAGTTTTCAGATTTCTATCGCCTTTCAAAAGAAGATGTTCTGTCTTTAGAGCGACAAGGTGATAAGTCTGCAGAGAACATTATCAAAAGTATTGAGAACAGCAAAAACCCCACTTTGGCGAGATTTATTTTTGCTCTGGGCATTCGCTTCGTCGGAGAACAAACCGCGAAACATCTTGCCGATCATTTTGTGAATATAGAAAACTTCTTAAAGGCGACGGAAGAAGAGCTTTTACAAGTTCCTGAAATCGGTCCGAAGGTGGCAAAAGCTATCGGCGATTGGACCGCCAATAAAAAACTCGTCAACGAAGTTCATGACATGCTCAAGCTAGGCGTGACGATTGCAAATCCTGTTCGCTCGGCAGAAGGCGCTCTTTCGGGAATGAGTTTTCTAATTACGGGAACTTTGCCTATTAAGCGCGACGATGCCAAAGATATCATTGAAAAGAACGGCGGAAAAATTCTTGGCTCGGTCTCTTCAAAATTAAACTATCTTGTTGTGGGTGATGATCCCGGCTCAAAAGTTGAAAAAGCACAAAGCCTGGGAGTTAAAATCATTTCCTGGGAAGACTTGCAAAAGATGCTTTAATTAGCGCTGGCCCGCTCGCGGCGCCGTCGCTTTATTGGCATCAACAAGCTCTGCCATACGGCCGCGCAGGTGAACGCACGTTGCGCTTAAATCCTTAATTGCATAATCGACTTGGGATTTGCTGCGGCCTCTTTTTTCAAAGTGCTTACGTAAAACAGTTTCATCTTGCTGACAAAGAACGTCTACGCGACGAACTAGCGCACGATACTCCGAAGGGTTGGCTTTCGCGAAAGCCAGGGTTTCACTGGCTTTATTCGACGCCTTCACACATTCTTCCGTGGCATTTTTAGAGCGACGAATGCAAATGGGTTTTTCGTCTTTCAAGCCAAAAAGAACGGGATTACAAAGCACGACGGATTTTCCGTCTTCGTTATCGCCATAAATTGCCGAACCTTCTTGATTTGCCTTACACGAATAAGTGACCGACTTCCCAGAGGCATCACGAATTTCTTTTTCGCTAATCGGAGAACACTGCGGACCTTCAACCGCCCAACCGGCGTAAACGCAAGCAAGGCGTTCGGTTTTACTGACCTCTTCCACATCCAGATTGTCGTTCCCTTTCGAGTTACCAACATCTTCCAAAGCTCTAAGATGATAGTCGGCCACGTGGGGGTTATTACCCACGCGATCTAAAACAGCACCGCTTTCGTCGCGTCTTTCTGTCACCGTCATCGGACCTGCTTTAGATGCTTTTTTGATTTGAGCATCCGGGCCTAAATCAATCACCACTTCTTCAGACGAGGACGGCGTCACGATTCTTTTCACGACTGTATTTTTACGAAGAATAGGGGCCTCAAAAGGAGAAGATCCTTCATCCAGTGTCACTTCAACGTGTTTTGCCAACTGATCAGCACTGATTTGAACTTTCGAGCCTTCGTAATCTTTTTTATCCAGCTCTTTAAGTAGGTTTCTGGAAATTGTCGAAGCATCGTCATTCGCGCTCGTACATACATAGACACCACTGAGGCGATCCCCTGGGCAGCGCATACAAACTAATGAAGCCGCCGCTTTCACACTTCTTTGCACCTGACAGCGCTCGTCGGCCGCTTCGGCAGGATTCCCAACTAGAATAGAAGATGTTGCACAAAAAGAAGCGGAGTTAGAAAGTGCCTGAAACAAAAACTCGGGTAAGAAACTGTATTTGCGTTTTGGATTAATTCTTTCGCCCGCATCGACAGCATCGACTTTCGCATAGAAGGCCTGGATCTCTTTCAACCATGCTTTTTGATTTTCGTCAGAAAGTGCGCGGAACTCTTCATAAGACAATGTGATCTTGTCCGTAGATTTATAGAATTTGCCTTGCGCAAATGCGCTTGAAGTCAGCGCAATAAGTAATGAAAAAAGCATCGCTGTCATTTTCATCGCCGCATCCTTTGTCCATCAAAGTTTCAATATTTGTTTATCGGCGAATTAACGACTTGTCTTGAGATGTCTCAGAATAAGACAGCTCTTTAAACGGAAAAACCCGTGGCTTGCACCACGGGTTCTTTGCAATAACTAAATCAGCACCAAATTAAAGGTGATCGATCACGATATCGCGTGCCATAACAGTCTTACGACCATCAGCTTTAGCACTTTCGATACCTTTTAAGCAAAGTTGCTCAATAGCTTTGCTAAGAACATCAATAGTCTCAGCAGAGGTGTTCATTTGACCTTTTTCTTTGATAAGTTTTTTTACTTTGCTTGTTACAACAAGTACTTCTGCCATGATTAAACCTCTCTCCATCCGTGTGTTTACCTGTAAAAGGTTTGCATAGGGTCCAGAAATTGACAATATGAAATCTTCTTGCGGCGCACTAATTATTTGCCGAGGTCGTTTTGCCTGGGTTCGCGATCAGTTCCGATTTCCCATCCACAAATTTCAGAAGCTCGGCCTGACGGCTTCCCCCTTCGGTTGGAGAAATCCAAACGAAAGTTTTTTGATCCAAAGGTTTCGTACACTCCACGTCCAAAAACGCCGGCGACCAGCATCCCGAATTCAAATGTTCCACCGACCCAATAATTTCGTGACGTGTATGATGAGTGTGTCCAAAGACGATGCGCTGCGCTTTGGTGATTGCACTCGCCATGGAAAGGACTCGATCATCTGGCTCTTTATACCCCGAAACTAAGGAGGTGATCGACTTGCTGTAAAAAAGGAAGAAGGGCAGCAATAAAAAGAGCGGAATAAAGGCCCAGAAGAAAGAAATTTCATAAACCGAGCGCACAAACACCATCAGTTGGAAAATTAAAAAGAACGCGACAAAGACGATGAACGCGCGGTCCAACCAAAGTTCACGGGCCAACAACGTCGGCTGACTGGCGGCTGGGGCGACAAAAAGTTCCTTAAGCTCCCTTACCATACGCGGCTCTGCGTTCGCTTTTTCTGCAATTCGAGACACACGGTCCTCAATCTTTAAAGGATTGCGAATCGGCGCTGAAAGTCGGTCAAAGAAGGCATAAAGCAAAGTTACAACCGAGCCCCAGAACCAAGTGATAACCAAACCCGGCTGAGCGCGCAGCATATATTTAAAAAAGAAGCGGATGTATTCCGGCAAAGTCATAATGTAGTTCGTGTCGACGTGAGGATTAAAAAATCCCATGCCGTTGGAAATGTAACGACACGCCAAGTTTCCAAAAGGCAGCTTCAAAGAGATGTAATTGTATCCGCGCACAAAGGGGTTGATCGGGTCTTCACACATACAGTACGGATCGTACTGATTGCCGTGCTCAATCAGAGTGTCTTGGTTGCTGATGTAAAACCATTCAACGAAGCGAACCTGATCGCGTTTGTGATCTGGCAAAGCTAAATGCTTATGAATCTCTTCCTGCACTTCTGGAAAATGAAGTTCAAGGTCATGATTACCAATAACAAAGATCGCGCGATGTCCACGCAGAATGAACTCACGCAGTGCCCGTACGAATTCCGCATGATCCTTTAAAATAACTTCAATCTTATAACGAGATCGTTCCTCGCGAGGATAAAGACCGCGATGACGTTCTAACCAATCAACTTTGTAAGTCGGTTCATCAGGCAATCGTAAAACACTGTCAAAATCGAAAATGTCGCCGTTAAGAATCAACTCGATGGGCTGACCATTTGCCTTTTCTTCAATGTGCTTCAAGAAGTTTTCAAAAACATCATCGAAAAAGAATTGCCGCGTTTTAAACTTCTTCCATAACGGAAACTTAATGTTAACCGGCTCTGCCTCGCAAAGATGCAAGTCACTGATGATAGCAGTGAATGAAGCGGATCTGAAATCAGGAACTGGTTGCGAAAAAGAAGTGGGCAAATCTTCCTCCCAAGAATATGATCGTGCAGATGAAAGAATTTATCAAGAACCTCAAGACTCCAATTGCTATTGTCGGGATGGGTAAAAGTGGCGAGGCGGCTCGCCGACTTCTTTTAGATCTCGGATTTTCTGCTCAGTCCGTACTCACATTTGACGGAAAATTGCCGACAGCGGATTTTAACGATCCTGAAGCTTTGATGTCTAAAGCAGCACCGAAAACTTTGGTGGTCTCGCCGGGGGTTCCCCTTACTTCAGCCTGGATTCAAAAAGCGCAAAGTGAGGGAGTTAAGATCACCAGCGAAATTTCTTTGGCCTGCGCTTGTTTAGAGCAAGAAAAACTCATGGGCATCACGGGATCCGTAGGAAAAAGCACGACGGTATCACTTTTGGGTGCAGGTCTTGAGGCTTTTTCTAAAACCGGATTTGTTGGTGGGAACCTGGGAATTCCATTTTCTCAATATGCCGCGGAAGTCATCGAAGGACAAAGGCCTCGCGCAGACTGGATTGTCTTAGAGCTCTCTAGCTATCAGCTGGAAAATTGTGAAAACTTATCTTTGGATTTGTCGGCAATTACGTACTTTACCTCCAATCATCTAGAGCGTTACGACAATCTTGAACACTACTATCATACAAAGTGGAACATTCATTCCATCACAAAAAAAGCCATGCTCTTAAACAACGAAGGTGGCGACCTTGTCGAGTATTCGAAGAAAAAGGGTCGCGATGAAAGTGTGAAAGTCATTTCAAAGAATGATCCTGCGTTTAAAGATCTTCATTTGGAAAAAGCTCAGCTTATTGGACAACACAATCAAGATAACTTGGCTTTAGCCTCTGCATTGGCTCTTGAGGCCGGTTGGCCACGCGAAGCCATTGAAGGCATGAAAAACTTCAAAGGCCTTGTTCATCGTTTAGAAAACGTCGGAACATTTAAAGGCGTTCGTTTTATCAACGACAGCAAAGCCACGGCGATGGACAGTGTTCTGATCGCCAGTACAGCGGCGCATGACACTTTAGCAAATGGTGGGAAGTTATTTTTACTTTTGGGTGGAAGAGATAAAAACCTTCCGTGGCAAGATTTAATGCCGCTAAAACACTTTCAGTCCGTCGAGTTCGTGTTTTTTGGAGAATGCCGTGAGATCGCTCAGAAGAAATCTCTTTTACCCGGTTCGTCCTATCCGCAGTTGGGTGAAGCCTTAGAGCATTGTTTCAAAAAGGCAAAAAGTTCAGACACGGTTTTACTTAGCCCGGGTGGAACAAGTTTAGACGAATTTAAGTCTTTTGAAGATCGAGGAAATTTCTTTAAGTCGAAAGTCGCTGAGTTCGCTAAAACCAGTCAGTTAGCGGAAAGTTAAAACGGAAAGCGAATTGGCATCTACCGGAAGAACGCGCGAATACATTTTGCGTGTTCTAGCTCCTAAGACAACCACTTCGTGAGTATCCTCAGGAACATTGAAAAGAATAAAGCCGCCGCCCGCAATGCCTTTGCGATTTTGCAGGATGCGTCCTTGCATATCAAAGTAAACGATCTGTCTTGGGTCAAAATTATCGTACGCCGCAAGATAGACCTCAAAGTCTTCATCTGGAACAAAGCCAACAACAAA
Encoded proteins:
- the gatA gene encoding Asp-tRNA(Asn)/Glu-tRNA(Gln) amidotransferase subunit GatA; amino-acid sequence: MDLTFASISDIAEAVQNKKVSAKEVAEHFAKRIATLDEKLNSFTTKNDQAIKDAEALDTRIAKGENVGPLAGVPFGIKEMFCTKGLKTTAGSKILENFVPPYDATVVARLKAAGIVVMGKLNQDEFAMGSSNETSFHGPTKNPWKLDCVPGGSSGGSAAAQAARLVAGTLGTDTGGSIRQPASFCGIVGVKPTYGRVSRYGIIAYASSLDQAGPMVSSVKDAALTMEVISGFDSFDSTTTQRPVPAWSKNLKSDVKGMKIGLMKEYMSGSLHPDVQKTVENSIETLKKMGAEIVEVSVPMSEFAVPVYYLIAASEASSNLARYDGVKYGHRAEFKNLSAVELETFYGKTRGEGFGKEVKRRIMLGTYCLSSGYYDAYYNKAGQVRRLIMNEYLEAFKKCDVILSPVTTAPAFKIGERISDPLTMYLNDIFTTSTNLAGLPGMSVPFGLSQENLPIGIQLTASHFEEQKMLDVAFALESASPVKGKNPHVI
- the gatC gene encoding Asp-tRNA(Asn)/Glu-tRNA(Gln) amidotransferase subunit GatC yields the protein MIDKKTIEHIAKLARLQVSDEEAQEYSTQLAKALGHFEQISKVNTAGIEPLVTPTEIESFWREDVVKQEFTAEEMTANAPAKAGNLFKVPPVV
- the ligA gene encoding NAD-dependent DNA ligase LigA, translating into MSKKRHEELKKIISHHDYLYHVMDSPKISDYEYDQLFTELLALEKSEKNLDLSDSPSQRVGGSPLSAFEKAPHRLPMLSLANSYSPEDIFDFDERVKKFLNTDKAVEYLVEPKFDGLSMELIYENGQFVRALTRGDGTVGEDVTQGVRTIRSVPLKLSTKNPPALLEVRGEVLMFKQDFAKLNETQQENGQQTFANPRNAAAGSVRQLDSKITASRPLRFYAYALGAVDGVEFKTQLEIEEYFHEVGVPSLQNKEGLNLVRVCKGPEEVVEYYHHVEKVRPQLPFDIDGVVIKVNSLRLQDDLGLVARSPRWATAAKFKPEQAQTVIEDIIVQVGRTGALTPVAIMKPVKVGGVTVTNSTLHNQDEINRKDVRVGDTVIIQRAGDVIPEVVSVVAEKRPKNSKPFLIPSECPACGSETVKTEGEVVTRCVNPLCIAVVKESLKHFVARRAMNIDKVGDRLIETMVDHKLLAKFSDFYRLSKEDVLSLERQGDKSAENIIKSIENSKNPTLARFIFALGIRFVGEQTAKHLADHFVNIENFLKATEEELLQVPEIGPKVAKAIGDWTANKKLVNEVHDMLKLGVTIANPVRSAEGALSGMSFLITGTLPIKRDDAKDIIEKNGGKILGSVSSKLNYLVVGDDPGSKVEKAQSLGVKIISWEDLQKML
- a CDS encoding histone-like protein, which codes for MAEVLVVTSKVKKLIKEKGQMNTSAETIDVLSKAIEQLCLKGIESAKADGRKTVMARDIVIDHL
- a CDS encoding metallophosphoesterase, whose translation is MPTSFSQPVPDFRSASFTAIISDLHLCEAEPVNIKFPLWKKFKTRQFFFDDVFENFLKHIEEKANGQPIELILNGDIFDFDSVLRLPDEPTYKVDWLERHRGLYPREERSRYKIEVILKDHAEFVRALREFILRGHRAIFVIGNHDLELHFPEVQEEIHKHLALPDHKRDQVRFVEWFYISNQDTLIEHGNQYDPYCMCEDPINPFVRGYNYISLKLPFGNLACRYISNGMGFFNPHVDTNYIMTLPEYIRFFFKYMLRAQPGLVITWFWGSVVTLLYAFFDRLSAPIRNPLKIEDRVSRIAEKANAEPRMVRELKELFVAPAASQPTLLARELWLDRAFIVFVAFFLIFQLMVFVRSVYEISFFWAFIPLFLLLPFFLFYSKSITSLVSGYKEPDDRVLSMASAITKAQRIVFGHTHHTRHEIIGSVEHLNSGCWSPAFLDVECTKPLDQKTFVWISPTEGGSRQAELLKFVDGKSELIANPGKTTSANN
- the murD gene encoding UDP-N-acetylmuramoyl-L-alanine--D-glutamate ligase; its protein translation is MKEFIKNLKTPIAIVGMGKSGEAARRLLLDLGFSAQSVLTFDGKLPTADFNDPEALMSKAAPKTLVVSPGVPLTSAWIQKAQSEGVKITSEISLACACLEQEKLMGITGSVGKSTTVSLLGAGLEAFSKTGFVGGNLGIPFSQYAAEVIEGQRPRADWIVLELSSYQLENCENLSLDLSAITYFTSNHLERYDNLEHYYHTKWNIHSITKKAMLLNNEGGDLVEYSKKKGRDESVKVISKNDPAFKDLHLEKAQLIGQHNQDNLALASALALEAGWPREAIEGMKNFKGLVHRLENVGTFKGVRFINDSKATAMDSVLIASTAAHDTLANGGKLFLLLGGRDKNLPWQDLMPLKHFQSVEFVFFGECREIAQKKSLLPGSSYPQLGEALEHCFKKAKSSDTVLLSPGGTSLDEFKSFEDRGNFFKSKVAEFAKTSQLAES